The Lytechinus pictus isolate F3 Inbred chromosome 5, Lp3.0, whole genome shotgun sequence DNA segment attatgtccaagtttcatgaatcagatccataaactttcaaagttatgatggtaattcaacagatacccccaattcggccaaagttcattgaccctaaatgacctttgaccttggtcatgtgacgtgaaactcatgcaggatgttcagtgatacttgattaaccttatgtataagtttcatgaactaggtccatatattttctaagttatgatgacatttcaaaaacttaaccttaggttaagattttgatgttgattcccccaacatggtctaagttcattgaccctaaatgacctttgaccttggtcatgtgacatgaaactcaggcaggatgttcagtaatacttgattaacgttatggccaagtttcatgaactaggtccatatactttctaagttatgctgtcatttcaaaaacttaacctcaggttaagatttggtgttgacgccgccgccgccgccgtcgccgtcgccgccgccgtcggaaaagcggcgcctatagtctcactctgctatgcaggtgagacaacaaAAACTACAACAACAATGATGAGAATTTGCACCAATATTTTTCCTATACATAGGTCTATGGAATAAACACAAAGACAACTCACATCATGAACCATATCTGACTATTATAAATCTAGAAATTGGAGGGTAATGGCAAATCAAATATGAACATGCAATGATGAACAAATAACAAGGCAACCACCAAAACATGTCTCGTCAAGCATCGTGCATATGACAACTAATTCTTTACTTTAATTGTTTGAAAGAAagcacaaaaaaaagtttttgacTGCATAACAGATGGACGGATGATTATTGAACAACACCAAAGTGATCTCCCTCCACCTTCCCTGGTCGTGACCAAAATTGACAAAAGCCTTCACAAGAGGGCCATTCTCATTTGAAACACCGCGATGATTTGACTCACGAGCTTATCGCGATATTTCCTCCTCTCACACTGCAGCAAAACATAGCGATCTTTCTGGACCCATAGTAACATAGCGGTCTTTGGGACACAAATGCACTTGCGCAATGGATTAATTTACCAGCACCAAGCTTGCTTTGCGAATTGGCAACGCACAAAATTGTAAAACATCGTAGAATTTCAAATCATTGGATTCAAATTAGAAAACTCGTGAGCAAAACCGATGTTCCGTGCGGTCTTCATCGCAGAGTTTAATGCGATTTTTTTCTGTtctcaataaaatatttaaaaaacctGCAAGAAACTCTGCAATGATTGAATCATCGCGATGATTCAGTGCCAGTGTGAATGGTCCTACTAATAGGTTGAATTAGTATTTCCACATACAATAGTATTATGTGAATTACTACAGCATACAGTACGTACATTTATAATCTGAAAATGGGATTACATAAACTCTAACTACTACCCTATACTAAAAGTATCTCTCATAAAGTTGTCAGTATAAAAATTATGCAACAGTATTTCTTTTAGATCATATCTCATTACAGGGTCCCTAAagtgtcaaaaaatatttcattgcaTAAATTTTGCAATTACTTGGAAACTTATTGTACCTGTTGACCTGGGTGGTCAGATTTATTATATACCTTGCCAAAGCTGAatgctaaaatttaaaaaattaaatcatgCTGCGGTGATGCATGCAGTGAAGGTGAATCTATTTGTGGCATGCAGATAAAATTGACAAACAAAATGagttttattattatgtttttcatCCCATCATTGCATTCATTCAGTAGGACCAGCGCAACAgtgtgaaaaatgaatatgaagcatcaggggcgtcgatccatttttcagattgggggggcaaaatcatgaatcgttctaaaggcgctcgatcacaccaaacaaactcacccacacacacacacaggcctaattattatatatatatatgtgagaaAGAGACTcggacacatatctcaccaacaaattaatgcgagcgcgaagcgcgagctgaaattttttagaaTGCTGATCTGAAAACAGGAatggtacctgtttaggactgtttgtagcaGTAACTCATgtggaggatacatatctcactacacagataatgcgagtaacgagagcgagctgaaatttctttatattctgacctgaaagattcatttttggtactaatgattagaatgggtatctaaaataacaatagatgcgagcgcgaagcgcgagctgaaaattttgatatttcgatctgaaaaaattgacaggttaatggacgtttttaataaagaacaagatatatattcaacaaaagattattgcaaatcggagTGTGAGTTCTTTTTAGGTTTAGAACTGAGAACGGGACATTCTGTTCAcctaattaatcatgaaaagtatgggttttggtacataaatgatgcgagcgcgaagcgcgtgctgaaaatttttatattccaatctgaaaaacggacattttgagcacgattttaaataaagaacgagttgtgtatctcaatctcgcttgctgatttctgtgtaacactgcaatcttattttatttttgcacatgcatgcggaattattgggggggcaaaacgatatgtttgcccccccaatattttcattggtggggcgatcgccccccctgcccccccaggatcgacgcctctgtgaAGCATCATTCAATAAATATTCCACAAAACTATAACTTTGGGAGTCAACTAAAAAATATTAGTATTTAgagtatttttgtttcatttttactcCTTCCATTAATTCATCCTCTATTAATCTACATTAAATAGGGATGAGGAATTAAAATGAGGGAGTATGTTTAGCAAGTAATGGTttagaaaatgttttattttttcaaaagtagAAAAAGGCAAAAAGCTGTAACATGCtctttaaattatgattttaactATGAATCTGAAACAAGTTAAAatcttatattttgattttaaaagatattCTGATTCTTTTTCCTTGGCATGTTCTTTGTCTATTCttatcaaaatcaatatcaCAACAGAATTCTGATATAATATGACAACATTTGAGTCCAATATGTTAGCATTCCCAGCCATATAATAATGTGCTGCTGTGGTTTGGGGCAGGGTAAACTAATCATTAAAAGTGCATTTTCCGTGGGCTGGCAGGTGGAGTAAGGTGATGGACTTGGGTGTGGCTAAATAAGGCGTGTCATTTTCTGGATATGATAATAGGTGAGGGGTGGGGCGGTACCTCCACTGGACCTTCCCTTCCTGATAGCTCATCTTTAAGACGCCGTTTCATGACCTGTTTAGTAAGTAAATTCTATGAATATTAATAGCAATTAATAGtactgaaaaataaatcatttatagttcatttcaatttaaaaaaagcgttgaaaaaaaataattttccagtatatttcaaaacattacaatattgtacataactcaccacaaattaattcaattcaaatcaccCAGTTGACCATATTGATGTTTTTCAAGACATGATTGAAATGATTGTGTACAAATTGAACTTGAAGATACTACACTTTCAAGACTACATATGTTCATTTTGTTGTTGCcactaaataaaacattattttcagttattcatttatttaacgAAGGACTTTCACAGCATTCTGATCAGGAAGGTTAGAAGGAGATACATTTACTCAATGATCTTATGAAAATCGATTCAAAGAAATATAGAATATAACAAAATCTTTTGCATGTGCAATTATAATGGTATATTACTATTTAGGTACATGTAAGAAGGCTACAATCTATGGGAATTATTTTCCCTTCTGTCAATCTGGTAATCACAGACAGAAAAACTACATTTTAAACATCTCTTTTATCTCTTGCAAAAAGAACACTGACTAAATTACAAGCTGAGATCTCAATTTCAAAGAAGATTCGATATATTGAAAATTTAAGCCTAAATCTGTGTCTTTCAAAAATAACCCCATGTCagatcaaaattgaaaactttTTTCTAATTCCAGCAACttgaatatgaaaaaagaaaaaaaaacgataaaacTGTAGTTACTTTATAGGAATTTCCAAGTGCATGGCATACTCCATCAGataaaatttgtttgatttagaACTAATTGGTGTCAATATCAGTAATCAGGCTAATATGTGCATCTCTGGTAAACACTTTAGAAAAGAATAAACACAATAGAGAAGTGGAAGCACATACAGATAAGGGTAGATTAAGAAGATGGGATgactaactacatgtatgcatttaaTAATAACACATCACTCTTTTACATTTTGTCAGCTAATGAACAAGAGAGATTTCATACAATACATCTACATTTCTTTCTAAATTTCTCCCAACACCCAACATCCCTTCCACAAAAATGTTTGTGGAATTGTTCTAAAAAAGTATGATTTGGCGTTTATATCTGCTGaccatttacatgtaaatcaatatttttttaaaggaatatgaaacatattacatgtatatccaggcaatgtacacatacatgtacatatatataaaaatgtacatgCATTATCCTATCATTCACAAAAATGTGAAGAAATAATGCAGGAAAAAAATCTAATAGTAAACTGTACTTTATTGTTAGACAATGGCACACTATAGAACTGCAGAAAAAGATCGAcaatttacttttaaaaaaactAAGAATACAGTGTATATTTAAATTGTTTCTGTCTCACAAGTAAAAATCAGCCTGATAGAAGAactgacaaaaaaataaatgaaggtTTGAACAACATTTATTTATAAACAGAAGCAATTTTTCGACTTCTTTCTATTTTCACTAATGCATTCACCAATCTTATCATGCAATAAAAACTGTAAACTTTGTCAATTTTACACGTATTGTTCAAGTACCCTTGTCTGATTAGGGTCATAATGAATCTATTGCTCTTGATCAAATTCTGAtctcaagaagaaaaaaatccctttAGCATATCTATCATTCAAATGAGCACATCACCATTTTCACTCTAATTGGTTTGTATGCACTTGTATTATCATTTCGAATTCCCTTAATTAGATGCCTTGAATACTTGTGTGAAATGGCCCttcatgtatatcatcatatcGTGGTATTAGTCGGGACCAGTCATGATCAATTTATGAGCTCAAAGGTGAAAAATAGGCATTAATTTTTGCAAAATACACAGATGAAGTGAACAATTTGTATTTTGTGTAAATATTGTATCAAAGGTCTTTTAAGATGTTGCATTGTCCTTTCTTTACTCTTTAATTTTTGCACTTTGTGAACTTCTATGCTTTGCCTGAATTTGGCCATTTAATTCTGTtggaactgtttttttttttagtaatacATGCTAActaattcagtgaaatttgaaGGAATGTAACAATTGTAACCTCAACAAAGTGCTATCATGTAATACAAAAGTAATccaaatctgttttttttaatggagaaGAAAATAATCTTCAAACTGTACACTGGATGACCAAATGGGCAAACAAGCTATTGCACCTTCTGAATATAATAGACATTTCCCAACACAGTAACAAACTACACTAAGCCTTATCAAACACCTTATTTCAAACATTTACCTGATTTTCTTTATAGTTCTTGATTCGGAAGTCGTATCCCAGCTGGGCGTAGAAATTGTTCCCACAGCTGTAGGCGCGGCCATTCTCCAACCAGACTACTGTGTGCCGGCTACCACAGGCCACACCCGCTACAGTTGAATCATGAGGGCCCAGTCGTAATCTCTGAGGGCTGGTGTGGGTTGCTTTGTCCCCACAACcaagtctgaaaaaaaaattgacaaatgaGTAATAATGCATGCAGTATGTTGacattctcaaaaaaatatcacaaaattacAAGTGCAatctatctattcatttcaTTGAATGGTTTATTGAAGAATACTGAAAAAGCAGCCAAAGGCCTTGATTGCATCCAGTTtacttgttttataaaatacacCGAACATACAACTAGCATCATATTGGCAATGATTACCCAAAGCTAGTGATTTCAAGCATTGAAAAGGGCTCATTGCTCAGTTTCTATATCAAAACTCATTTCCCTTAAAGGAACCAGAGAAGGAACCCCCCCTCAGGAATTATTATGCAACCATGACAACCACTGTCATATATTTATCAGAACACTTTAAGGTTGAACTTCTTTAGCCTCTAAAGttgaaaaacatttaaaatataCATCTTTGACAAAATTAAAGGTACTGAATATATTTGTAAAACAAACTCTTCCAGTGCCCGTTGCAGAAAgtgttgcaatcaaacgcaactctaaatATCACGTGCAActtcattttcaaccaatcaacagcacACATTTGTGACTTGCGATTGATATTTGGACTTGCatttaaactacatgtaattctttctgcaacgggaCCCAGCTGGTCCATTCTGATAAAGATACTAAATTCATAAAGAAACCAAATTCGATTTCTATCTTCCATTGGTAACAAATACTTACTGTCCACTGTTGCCATTTCCCCAGGTCAGTATTTCATCCTTGTCTGAAATGTaaggaatgaaaagaaaaaaactattATAGAAGTATTgtccttgatttaaaaaaaaggagacctattaatattataacattgaagaaaaaaattcactGGCAAATAAAGGTATATCATGTATTCACGCaacagaattttgaaaaataagtaaTATTTAATATTCAGTCAAAATCATACATAAAACATCACAAATACtaagttagaaaaaaaaaaaaaatcaagcaccaATTTGTGAAAAGCAGGATATTGCAtgaaaaatttgtaatatttacaATATGACAGAGAGTCAGAGAGCGTTAGAGGTGCTATGGTCaagttaaccccccccccccaaaaaaaaaaaaaaactatacctGTGACAACAGCTGTATGGCTTGCCCCGCATGAAATATGTTTGATGCGGTGTGATCTATTTGCTGAATCCACATGATCCACGAGAGCATCCTCCGAACTAACATTCTCACCAGATCCACCATGGCCATGCTGACCAAACTCACCACAACCCCAGGACAGCAACTGACCTTCTTGGTTCAGGTCAGTGACCTTCGACATGGAGGTCAGGTCAGTCAAATCGTCCATGTCGTTAAGATGAGATGAACCCTCTATTTCTTAATACATTCTGCAAAGTAAATTACAAGTGATATGAATGTTCTACATATTGTAAATTCAAGATATTATATGTATTTCAGTTTCAACCAAACATTATTGCAAAATTTTCGTCTTGCTGTCATAAAATCTAGTTCCAAAAATTTGGTATGACTACGATGTTGAGCTTAATAGAGTACTGAATTTGCAGCAAATCattcagtttttttcaattacatatAAAAAGGAGGAATTCACAACATCATTTTATAGACTACCCTTTATAGCATTCAAGCATCGAATATCAATATgctatgcatacatgtacctgtagcCCAGAAAAACGGTCTCATACTGTCTCCTCAATTCTGAAAAGTGTGtaagcatacatgtaggcctatgttaaTGCAAGAAGTAAAAATCCCCCCTTCCCCAGCTATGTGAATACTTTTATCACATATGAGTAGTATTAACAGTTGCAGCTACAAGTGACAATTCTTATGTAGAATAACAATGTCAAAATCAATAATTATAGTAAACTggacaaaagagaaaaaattgtACATCAATATACCTTGCTTTGACAAATCTTCAAGGGTATGATATTATTTCAGATAGTAGCCACGACAGGTGACTGCCATTAATTCAATGCAAATCAACACCTGCTACGGTATTCACTCTATATCGAGTGCAAAAATGTTGGTGATTCCAatctttgatgtcttgattcattcatttgtgCTTGGGTGATTTTGGGTAAATCACaacagtaaagaaaaaaatcaataaaaaaaagaagtaaagaaTATGCCTGACAAAAGTATATCATTccttcatacatgtacctttttaAAGTTCTACGAGAAATACTTCAGACTAGATATAACAAAGACAACAAGAATTGTGCAATGTTTTGTATATACAATTACACTATCCCTATAGCTAGATGTACACATATTAATTGTACGCTCAAGAAACACAGAATGTGTGATACAGTACAATTCTGCATGGATGGGCAGCCTTGATTAAAACACTAAtgtttgcttatcaaatttacTAGACAAATATATCCATTACACCCTGGACTACCAATTAATGACAAGATTACGTAACCAATCCAACATCTTGTACACAGACAAAGTTCAACCTCAGACAGACAttaatcacatattcacattaaTGCTGAGCATTtagagacagtgattttccgtttcaaataATTGTCTTTTCCGTCCCTAAACTCTGTAATTCCGTTTCAACTCGATCTAAAAATCTAAAATCTAATATTTCACTTATGGTATAATAAATGCCCATTTCCAAAATTTCTCTAAGGAAAAAAAGTAGGAGAGTAAAGTCTCCAGTTTTCTAgggttttcttttctttattaaagGCAAAATTAATGACTTGTAGGAAACAAGAAATTAGCCAAATGATTAGTGAAAATGATTCTTAGAAATactcaaattttcattaaaaacacaTTGCTCACATGAAAACAGGTATAATCAGCAGATTTTCTTCTGATCTACGgatctgtttattttgattttgcttTTATTAGTATTCATGatcttttctgtattttttgtaaataaacttGTTCTACTTTTAGCCcttaaaaattgtgttttctgtGAAATTCCTTTAATCTGTATTCTTCCTGATCTGTGAAATTTGTCGGTTTCCCATATCACAGAAAACTCAGGTCTTTTCATTAAGGTTCAATAAAAAGGATGATTTGGAACAATCTTCTGTTCATTCCAATTATTGAaccctgattaaaaaaaaatccccattcaACAATATTAATTCTTCCCCTGAAAGTTATTACATACACCTGGCTAAAATACTAAACAGCGGAGGAAAACTAACAAGGGGACTCTGTGTGAATTTGCCCCTAAAATACCTACCAAAACCCTAGAAAACTTGGGACTCTTTGAAAGTAGAAAATCAGATTAAGTTGATTAATAGAACACAAAATTAGAATACAattcatttaaagaaaaataatatgtacTAAAAATTATGTATGTATTTGAGACATCTAAAGCTCAATATTTCATGGCAAGCGATTCAATGAAGTCTAGCCTGATGATTTATGGATATTGATTTTTCATTGGGCAGTTCAAGTTGCTCCTGTTTTTTAAGATATGGTACCCATGGAAACAGCCCAATAAACTTGAGTATACACATGACTAAAAGTGCTCCTTAGGCCAtggaaatcaatgaaatattaatttgcaaTACTAACATGCTCCTCAGTTGGCCTGATCAAACATTCCCTTCAAACTCTAttgtttatgtatttgtttttcaGTGGCTGTAAGCTCTTTGTTATGGATAACAGTTTTTAAAGATTAAAATCTACACAATGTTTCATTGATATTTAAAGTTGGAGagtggaaagaaaaaagaggagatAAAGAAGAGGGAGAACTATGGTATTGGTAAGGGAATATAAAGAAGAagagtaggaggaggaggggaaaggagaagaaggaggaggaggaaaagaagaaggaggaggataaggaggatgaaaagaagaagaagaaacaggagaagaagaatcaggaggaggaggaggagaagaaggagaagaatgaggaaaagaagaagaaaaaaaaagaaggagggaaaggaggaggaggaggaaaagaagaagaaaaagaagaagaaacagaaggagaataagaagaaaaagaagaagaaacagaaggagaagatgaagaaaaaaaacaaagaggtagaaagaaagaaagcaaaaacTAGAAGATGATGGCAACGGATGTAAGTTTGAACAATTAACAATGTTAAGAAAATTTATAGTTCAAATATGCATAGATGTGACTGAACCCCTAGTAAATAATTACGACTtggatactgtacatgtaatgataCATACCTGACGCAGTGAGATACGATCCTTCTTCATGATGTGGTCTTACTGCTTTACACATTAACCAGATTTATTCAAGTATACGATTGAGTGAATTCACCtgtgaaataaatattataaaatcaaaaattaaatagggcaaaaaataacattaacagACCTACTGTaaactgtttttttatttaaacttaAAGACATCATAAAACGTGACTTGTCAAATCATGTGTATAAAAGTGGAAATGGAATTCATTAGAATGATTTGggttctacatgtacaatggAAAAATATGCGTCTGATGGCCTGAAATGGTAGATTTCTTATCAATTCAACCATTCTAAATTTCCAAAAGAATGATTTTAAACCGAATTAGCAAACTCTCATTTATAGTTTTGTGCataacaatattattttcaactttaatgatttatttaaagGGCAAggtcaccctgaagaaaagtttgttgtagaaatagcagaaaaaataatgaaaaataatggtgaATGTTTGACAAAAATCCagtaaagattaagaaagttataagaattttaagttttgggtTTGTGaagtcataaacgagcagctgccccatatatgttatgtaattaATATAACATGCATAAATCTCAATTTTTCAATggttcatgatttttttgttctttttaggaacaggtgtgaaatgatttgtctattgatatactgaaggtacagtaaaaaccattttcaaattttctgagaaaatggcacttcattcattgtttaccatacgatatataggaaagctgctcgcatatgacgtcgcaagtcaaataatcaaaattctaataactttttttattttttgatggatttttctcatatCTTCGCGAATATTTTTTTGGCTATATTTAGagtaaactttttgttggggtgaacttccccttgaGGATGATCATTCTTGAGGTACTTTTCATACCAACCCTTCTGTCACCCCAAAGCCTTGGCCATgaggttatacatgtacatgtagaagggCCGGCATAAAAACCACATACGGAGTGacgatttatttgttttatatcgtCCATCGTTAATCACCCTACCCTAGAGCCTTGGATACATTATCAATTTCAGGACCGTGAAATGTAACTCTAATCCAAGTTGATTCGCTATTTATCACTTTGTAAATTAAAGAAGCTACACTGCCGCTGGTAACAACCAAGGggcaggggccgcagaagcgggggggggggcacttttttccaaaaccgtgtacaaaaacataaaaattaccaaatgattttttgcatggtcagccccccccccccacttttggctcagcccccccactttgaaagccgttccgcggcccctgggtGGTACAGGCATGGCCAGTGTCATGGCTACGTGTAAGTGACCAAACAGTACCAGCATGGCAGCAAGCTCGAGCAGCTAGCTGCGTGCAGAGCAATATAACTCGATGCCCTGACCTCACGGATAACGTGTTCCATCACAGGGATCGATAGAAGAAATTCAAAGCAAGTCAAAACCCTTTTGGTAGACTGAATTGCACCACGTCACACAATGTAGTTTTGACAAATCAGTGATTACAATCTTAGTATGAGGTCAGCGTTCAGTCTATGTAGTATAGTGAAGCCAACATACTTCAGCAGAACAGAACTACAGCAATTGTATTACAGACAGTTTCATCCATACTCAACATacaagtgatgttcgtgcaggctccacttcacttaACTACCACTACACTTCGCTCCACCTACCCGGACATCGAGGTTCAAAAGTCGCTGATACTCCGAGCGGCAGAGGTGggaaattattgtaaaaatccTACACCGAAACTAGTTTAAAAGAATAAgaagcttaatttcttactttacatcctaatttcactccatatccatcctccggttagccTCATAATTGGTGATTAAGAGCCAACATagagttcctcacacgtataaataattcatctgagctcggaccctcgcgcatatcgatgttttgaaatcggcagcgaattatttctacgtgtgaggaactcgatgttggctctaaatcaccaattttgaggctaACCAGAGGATGGATATGGAGTGAAATTAGGATGAAAAGTAAGAAATTAAagggatgataataataaagttattaaagttTAAAGTTCAGCAATATCTTGTGAAAAcaatcgtcatgaatattcattaggcgggctgatgatgtcacatctccactttctgttttatgttattacataaaatcatatttttttcattatttcatacttttgtgaataataagtTGCAGCAGTAAATATCTattgcactaaatcagttgtcaatccaattattctagttcttggaggaaaaatttttaataaacctaatttcatatactagtaataaaatacaaaagaacaagtggggatgtgacatcatcagcccacctaatgaatattcatgacgactgttttcacaaaatattgctaaactttaaaattcaataactttgttattcgattttgatgaaattttctgcattttgctcagtgaattctactctatttattaagctatgaatactttcagcctggaccatccctttaagcttcttattctttttaagCTAGTTTCGGTATGTaggatttttacaataaatatgcatttttttcccCACCTTTGGCTTTGCCACTCGGAGTATCAGAGCGAGTTTTGGACCTTGATGTTCGGGAAAGTGGAGCATACGtggtgtagcggtagtgaagtggagtgtagaccaaagcttcggtctctgttatattggttgttctgctgaactctgttgttggctccactcaccaattatacagaccgaagttctaactcgatctatacagggactcaatggccgtATGTTTAtgttaagttcggataaaccagctacatgtaccagggaagtgggagttgcgcgacagccgaagtcactgttttttgtccttttaagttgattttttcctgttttggtgcatttcaggccaaaacggaataataatcttcattttggtccagttctttttatatatttttgtgaaatagagacaaaaatcaatgagccccgtcggggggattttgcattgttaaccccctaatggcggctgcgcgatcgcgagccgtctgtgtacgagaaaAAAACGGCTGCCAGATgttgaagtggagtggagcctgcacaaacatcacttgaggtataCTCAACACTAACACTACAGTGAGATTTGGTAGTCTGAATACTaattttacaatacatgtaaTACTTTATAAATAACATCAAAATGAAATAGTATGCCACATGGACATGGTTGATCTGTCTTCAACTAGCGAGTTAAGTGTTTATTTTCTGAATTCCGTTATGACAACATAAACGTTAATAACGTTAATCATGATCATTGACAATCTGTGCGTACACGAAATCTTCATCTGAACTGGACAGTCTTCGTGCGGGGAGGAGGCGGGCAAGATTGCACCAACTATGCTGATCATACACAGGTGAATCAAGAGGGGGCGAGGGGTACGGCACGCCGGTGTGGACTGGAAAATAAACACTTACAAAATAAGGCCTTGTTTTCGATGAACAAAACAACATCAAACGTCTTTCGTTTCAGATTCCAAGACAAATACCTTTTCCCGAACTTGAGTGGCAAGAAAGCGACAAAAACTAACGTTACACATTTAATTATTCCTCGATCTTCTTTCCCTACTCCTCCACACGCAGAGTTCTTGAGGAGCGTTCGTGGTTACCACCGATCCCAGGTACCGGTACTGGTATAGTGCACTGCACTGGCT contains these protein-coding regions:
- the LOC129261609 gene encoding uncharacterized protein LOC129261609; protein product: MDDLTDLTSMSKVTDLNQEGQLLSWGCGEFGQHGHGGSGENVSSEDALVDHVDSANRSHRIKHISCGASHTAVVTDKDEILTWGNGNSGQLGCGDKATHTSPQRLRLGPHDSTVAGVACGSRHTVVWLENGRAYSCGNNFYAQLGYDFRIKNYKENQVMKRRLKDELSGREGPVEVLPHFLRPIMHRKVVQVSCGEKFTLFLFETGQVAGCGANSFGQLGNGTRAEGVSPKPLDDPENIVSIAAGSCHSLAVTATGELYVWGMGRACGSRRDDLLLPHRKTTRHSNVVGVAGGSGHSLALTGELLYYISEISGK